In one window of Frigoriglobus tundricola DNA:
- a CDS encoding tyrosine-type recombinase/integrase, whose product MTIATLPALIQQFFTDRLSTQMEASPNTIASYRDTFRLLLRFASEQTGRVPTKLKIEDMDSVLVGDFLVHVETQRRNSARSRNARLAAIRSFFRFVAMNEPAYMLHCQRILAMPSKRSVRRTVAFLDRAEMDALLAAPDRAAWVGRRDHAILIVALQTGLRVSEIINLRRCDIVTGTGAHIRCEGKGRKQRCTPLRQETLKILEVWLRERAGGDSDPLFPTIRGTKLSRDALEHLVQRHTLSASTSCPSLIGKRVSPHVLRHSTAMELLHHGVDQSVIALWLGHESVETTQIYMHADLRLKEKALERITAPESHPGRYRPDDTLLAFLEAL is encoded by the coding sequence ATGACGATAGCAACACTCCCGGCTCTCATCCAGCAGTTCTTCACAGATCGGCTCAGCACCCAGATGGAGGCGAGCCCGAACACGATTGCCAGTTATCGTGATACCTTTCGCCTGTTGCTGCGCTTCGCGAGCGAACAGACCGGCCGGGTTCCGACGAAACTGAAGATCGAGGATATGGACTCCGTCCTCGTGGGCGACTTCCTCGTTCATGTCGAAACGCAGCGCCGCAACAGCGCCCGCAGCCGCAATGCCCGTTTGGCCGCGATCCGATCCTTCTTCCGGTTCGTGGCCATGAACGAGCCCGCTTACATGCTTCATTGCCAGCGAATTCTGGCCATGCCGAGCAAGCGCTCTGTACGAAGGACCGTGGCGTTCCTGGATCGTGCGGAGATGGATGCGTTGCTGGCCGCGCCGGATCGAGCCGCATGGGTCGGACGTCGCGACCATGCCATCCTCATCGTGGCGCTGCAAACAGGGCTGCGAGTATCGGAGATCATTAACCTTCGCCGCTGTGACATCGTGACCGGAACGGGAGCCCATATCCGGTGCGAGGGGAAGGGACGCAAGCAGCGCTGTACGCCGCTGCGACAGGAAACCCTAAAGATTCTGGAGGTCTGGCTCAGGGAACGCGCAGGCGGCGACAGCGATCCGCTCTTCCCGACCATCAGAGGGACCAAACTCAGCCGTGACGCTCTTGAGCACCTTGTGCAGAGGCATACCCTGTCGGCTTCAACATCGTGTCCATCGCTGATCGGAAAACGGGTGAGCCCACACGTTCTCAGGCACAGTACAGCGATGGAGTTGTTACACCACGGCGTCGATCAATCGGTGATCGCGCTCTGGCTCGGACACGAGTCCGTCGAGACCACGCAGATCTACATGCACGCCGATCTACGCCTCAAGGAAAAGGCTCTCGAACGCATCACCGCTCCGGAGTCCCACCCCGGACGATACCGTCCAGACGATACCTTGCTTGCCTTCCTCGAAGCACTGTAA
- a CDS encoding ArdC family protein has translation MNTTRIDLYTRVTDAIIAGLERGVRPWLQPWSAERAAGRITRPLRAGGQPYKGINVLMLWTSAMNHNFSAPVWMTFRQAKELGGQVRKDSKGSLVVYADRITRTEAAENGEENERDIYFMKGYTVFNVEQIEGLPPHFYAPAAPPLDPVQRIESADRFFAHTGIDIRHGGNQAYYAPVPDYVQMPRFESFRDAESYCSTLAHEMTHNAASRIMPRRT, from the coding sequence ATGAACACGACCCGCATCGATCTGTACACCCGCGTCACCGACGCCATCATCGCCGGTCTCGAACGCGGCGTTCGCCCCTGGCTCCAGCCGTGGAGCGCCGAGCGCGCTGCTGGACGCATCACCCGGCCCTTGCGGGCGGGTGGCCAGCCCTACAAGGGCATCAATGTGCTGATGCTCTGGACATCGGCGATGAACCACAACTTCTCCGCGCCGGTCTGGATGACCTTCCGGCAGGCGAAGGAACTGGGCGGCCAGGTCCGGAAAGACTCAAAAGGGTCGCTGGTCGTCTACGCCGACCGCATCACCCGGACCGAAGCCGCTGAGAACGGCGAGGAGAACGAGCGCGACATCTACTTCATGAAGGGTTACACCGTCTTCAACGTCGAGCAGATCGAGGGACTCCCGCCGCACTTCTACGCCCCGGCTGCCCCGCCGCTCGACCCGGTGCAGCGCATCGAGTCGGCCGACCGGTTCTTCGCCCACACCGGGATCGATATCCGCCACGGGGGGAATCAGGCGTATTACGCCCCCGTTCCCGATTATGTGCAGATGCCGCGCTTCGAGTCGTTCCGGGATGCCGAGAGTTATTGCTCGACGCTGGCGCACGAGATGACTCATAATGCCGCGTCCCGGATTATGCCGCGTCGGACGTAG
- a CDS encoding helicase C-terminal domain-containing protein produces the protein MIDRDFGHLTHGYCTTSHASQGVTVDKVFIGISSESLPATNQRTAYVAATRGKEQAQIFTDDKNELFKAMSRPDDPLSAANLAEGIQSIPPLKSRQARSLTTAQQLAAVARHHDAIQQSNTAPSVTDRDTSHDR, from the coding sequence GTGATCGACCGCGATTTCGGGCATCTCACGCACGGCTACTGCACCACCAGCCACGCCAGCCAGGGTGTCACCGTGGACAAAGTCTTCATCGGCATCTCCAGCGAGTCACTGCCCGCGACCAACCAACGAACCGCCTATGTCGCCGCGACCCGGGGCAAGGAACAGGCGCAAATCTTCACGGACGACAAGAACGAACTGTTCAAGGCGATGAGCCGGCCGGACGACCCGCTGTCGGCGGCGAACCTTGCCGAAGGCATACAGTCGATACCGCCTCTGAAGAGCCGTCAGGCGAGATCGCTGACGACCGCTCAGCAACTCGCCGCTGTCGCAAGGCATCACGATGCCATCCAACAGAGCAATACCGCCCCGTCGGTCACAGACCGGGACACGAGCCATGATCGATAA
- a CDS encoding DUF6088 family protein, with amino-acid sequence MRLKKSPQSVDSHILARIRGRGEGSVLVPGDFLDLGSREAVDLVLHRLVQKGTVRRLARGVYDFPKRHPVLGPLSPSADTIARALAGRDRTRLQPAGAYAANTLGLSEQVPAKAVFLTDGPSRTVTVGPMTIQLRRTTPRNMAAAGRLSGLLIQALRELGKEHVTRARVEHLKRTLPADKRRELLKDLTLAPAWMHPIFRELAEEGA; translated from the coding sequence ATGAGGCTCAAAAAATCCCCACAAAGCGTTGATTCCCATATCCTTGCGCGCATTCGCGGGCGCGGAGAGGGTTCCGTACTGGTCCCGGGAGACTTTCTGGACCTCGGCAGCCGCGAGGCCGTCGATCTGGTGTTACACCGGCTTGTGCAAAAGGGCACGGTCCGGCGCCTGGCCCGCGGCGTCTATGACTTTCCGAAGCGGCACCCGGTGCTCGGGCCGCTGTCGCCGTCCGCCGACACCATCGCTCGCGCGTTGGCGGGACGGGATCGAACCCGGCTTCAACCCGCCGGGGCTTATGCCGCCAACACCCTCGGGTTGTCCGAGCAGGTGCCGGCGAAGGCGGTGTTCCTGACGGACGGCCCGAGCCGGACGGTGACGGTCGGGCCGATGACGATCCAGCTTCGGCGGACGACGCCGCGGAACATGGCGGCGGCCGGCCGGTTGAGTGGTCTCTTGATTCAGGCGCTTCGCGAGCTGGGCAAAGAGCACGTGACACGCGCGCGGGTGGAGCACCTGAAGCGGACGCTCCCGGCCGACAAGCGGCGGGAACTGCTGAAAGATCTCACACTGGCCCCGGCCTGGATGCACCCGATCTTTCGAGAATTGGCCGAGGAGGGGGCATGA
- a CDS encoding nucleotidyl transferase AbiEii/AbiGii toxin family protein — translation MRLGFLELSPDERRLYIEQAALRRNLSPVVLEKDFWVCWLLGVLFRSEFAGALVFKGGTSLSKVFGVIERFSEDIDLSLSPEFLNLPEAGTSRNQANKWMARAEAACGDAVRNQIAPALEAAVADVLGKTDGAWFEFLTDPATNSPVLLFHYPSTQPPGFEYLKRSVKLEFGSLTDQQPAGRHNVRPWVADVLPEAFPDWQCEVVALEVERSFWEKATILHTEYHRPTGKPTPDRFSRHYADTAALAGHLAAQKAIDHGELRDRVVAWKGRFFGSSWASYDLAKPGTFRLVPPAERLSVLRRDYQAMRVMYLTEPAGFDEVVTVLTELEKRINHPADG, via the coding sequence ATGAGGCTCGGCTTCCTCGAACTTTCGCCCGACGAGCGCCGCCTCTACATAGAGCAGGCGGCCCTCCGGCGGAACCTGTCGCCGGTGGTCCTGGAGAAGGACTTCTGGGTCTGTTGGCTCCTGGGCGTCCTGTTCCGCTCGGAATTTGCCGGCGCCCTGGTGTTCAAGGGCGGGACGTCGCTGTCCAAAGTGTTCGGCGTCATCGAGCGGTTCTCGGAAGATATCGACCTGTCGCTGTCGCCGGAGTTCCTGAATCTTCCCGAAGCCGGGACGAGCCGGAATCAGGCGAACAAATGGATGGCGCGAGCCGAAGCGGCGTGCGGAGACGCGGTGCGAAACCAGATCGCGCCCGCTCTGGAAGCGGCGGTGGCGGACGTGCTCGGGAAGACGGACGGGGCGTGGTTCGAGTTCCTGACGGATCCCGCCACCAACTCCCCGGTACTCCTGTTCCACTACCCTTCGACGCAGCCGCCCGGCTTCGAATACCTGAAGCGGTCGGTGAAACTGGAGTTCGGCTCGCTGACGGACCAGCAGCCCGCCGGCCGCCACAACGTGCGGCCGTGGGTGGCCGATGTCCTCCCGGAAGCATTCCCCGATTGGCAATGCGAGGTCGTCGCCTTGGAAGTGGAACGCAGTTTCTGGGAAAAGGCGACCATTCTGCATACCGAGTACCACCGGCCGACCGGCAAGCCGACCCCCGACCGGTTCTCCCGCCACTACGCGGACACGGCGGCGCTGGCCGGGCATCTCGCCGCTCAGAAAGCCATCGATCACGGGGAGCTGCGGGATCGGGTGGTCGCGTGGAAGGGCCGGTTCTTCGGGAGTTCATGGGCCAGCTACGATCTCGCGAAGCCGGGGACGTTTCGGCTCGTTCCGCCGGCGGAGCGATTGTCCGTGCTGCGGCGCGACTACCAGGCGATGCGGGTCATGTACCTCACCGAGCCGGCCGGCTTTGATGAGGTCGTGACCGTGTTGACCGAACTGGAGAAACGCATCAACCATCCTGCCGACGGATGA
- a CDS encoding NACHT domain-containing protein: protein MDESEAYRSCAFGLGVWFDQLDSERWTQLPACVPGENPVEIEKVYVELYAVASADADIESARADLPTRVARQQLSNQYPLVDIPTMLARTLQRCVVIGEPGAGKSTLVRWLAWAVHRGTCSDFKAALVVKLGAFAQALAENPQTSVVEFFFQSLGTRIDDWRGAAGVLRRIAATNHRFVLLLDGWDEVPPDQREEVRERITAEQAHFVTVITSRASGLPHQFRDGDRVDVYQIAGLAEPARDELVRKLLAVHGRPELVEPVLHRIGTEPDLREMAANPFLLGLLVRVLSRAVEGRAPLRTLADVYHQLTDWVRDQHNQLQSEPDQLTADHVTGLRSLSHRLLFGSERPRYLFRRQELQELMPRASDEPVCRSRFVNRTDPVFDEYAFLHATLQEHFAAVHADALAASELDAFLDRAFRSSSRLIVLEFLAGQHTAAGERCRQRAGVWLQERDRFQQVVLRVARLAAAGRWTEEEVPNLVPGLRAELWSEIEANRDMKLTKLAVEAFAELDPTDLARRARASSGLDNWTIQCITESVPPSIRRQERLDELMVGEWRDYAGLDARGGATARDLDAIRSVLANPGAAEEDRRVAVIQAGAARDGGAVAALVKLLRAESTSPDLLEKVLDSLGVIAGRAAVDALVGVVLGTPALADEAVRVGIGVLRHRGFNKKALDPVGRDRLVRQLAALPPDAPGLEPILQALEGCPIREGAAVIEEIAQAREAPVGVRAAAVLALTGVMDRARLQRFIATIGSEPSGEVAEAMLLLSVTRSVRAPRDWLEAAILKTHDKRKLGKLLPAYLLMLVNVQGPERAAAYGFLNRQLATVLVETGASGEERATAWERALGQTRLPPECLTPDTLQLARDELARFTARPDPAYALRVRLVTCLAGHLPPTTARAALREAFSASLRFEETAPGALGLVPQVLANRLVEIAPAELLRYPIDCESATSVLRSRAVERHWLVFQNRIIDAEGNEIATISNPDPLTPLAADAPDLREIAERLPDRSRRVLLAYWWMVRDGGPCEPGDTFRHIYDRTTAFWAGEEETEANYLRTLFPEALPAFENWKKTLNRIQKQFTTQPAILTQLHRIGLHSRRRR, encoded by the coding sequence GTGGACGAGTCGGAAGCATACCGGAGTTGCGCGTTTGGTCTGGGCGTTTGGTTCGATCAACTCGACTCCGAGCGCTGGACGCAGTTGCCGGCCTGCGTGCCCGGTGAAAACCCTGTTGAAATCGAGAAGGTGTACGTCGAACTCTACGCGGTTGCCAGCGCCGATGCCGATATCGAGTCGGCGCGAGCCGACCTTCCCACCCGAGTCGCGCGACAGCAACTCTCCAACCAGTACCCTTTGGTCGATATCCCGACCATGCTGGCGCGGACGCTGCAACGCTGTGTGGTGATCGGCGAACCGGGCGCGGGCAAATCGACCCTGGTCCGGTGGCTGGCCTGGGCCGTGCATCGCGGCACGTGTTCGGATTTCAAGGCGGCGCTGGTGGTCAAGCTCGGCGCCTTCGCGCAAGCGTTGGCGGAGAACCCGCAGACTTCGGTCGTCGAGTTCTTCTTCCAGTCCCTGGGCACCCGCATCGACGACTGGCGCGGCGCCGCGGGCGTGTTGCGGCGGATCGCGGCGACCAACCACCGGTTCGTGCTGCTACTCGACGGCTGGGACGAAGTCCCGCCGGACCAGCGGGAGGAGGTCCGGGAGCGGATCACCGCCGAGCAGGCCCATTTCGTGACCGTCATCACCTCGCGCGCCTCCGGTTTGCCGCATCAGTTCCGTGACGGCGACCGGGTCGATGTCTACCAGATCGCCGGGCTGGCGGAGCCGGCCCGTGACGAATTGGTGCGGAAACTTCTGGCCGTCCACGGACGTCCCGAATTGGTCGAGCCCGTTCTGCACCGGATCGGCACCGAGCCGGACTTGCGGGAGATGGCCGCCAATCCGTTCCTGCTCGGGTTGCTCGTGCGTGTCCTGTCGCGCGCCGTGGAAGGTCGCGCTCCGCTGCGGACCCTGGCCGATGTGTACCACCAACTCACGGACTGGGTCCGGGATCAGCACAACCAGCTCCAGTCCGAACCCGACCAACTAACCGCGGATCACGTGACGGGCCTGCGGTCTCTGTCCCACCGGTTGCTGTTCGGATCGGAACGCCCGCGCTACCTGTTCCGGCGACAGGAATTGCAGGAACTGATGCCCCGGGCATCGGACGAGCCGGTGTGCCGGAGCCGGTTCGTCAATCGCACCGACCCGGTGTTCGATGAGTACGCCTTCCTGCACGCCACGTTGCAGGAGCACTTCGCCGCGGTCCATGCGGACGCGCTCGCCGCCTCCGAACTCGACGCCTTCCTCGACCGTGCCTTCCGATCCTCCAGCCGGTTGATCGTCCTTGAGTTCCTCGCCGGCCAGCACACCGCGGCCGGGGAGCGGTGCCGCCAGCGCGCCGGGGTCTGGCTCCAGGAGCGGGACCGCTTCCAGCAGGTGGTGTTGCGGGTGGCCCGTCTGGCAGCGGCCGGACGATGGACCGAGGAGGAAGTACCGAACCTTGTCCCGGGATTGCGGGCGGAACTGTGGAGCGAGATCGAAGCGAACCGGGACATGAAACTGACGAAACTGGCCGTCGAAGCCTTTGCCGAATTGGACCCGACCGATCTCGCCCGTCGGGCGCGGGCCAGCAGCGGCCTCGACAACTGGACGATCCAGTGCATCACCGAATCGGTGCCGCCATCGATCCGCCGGCAGGAGCGACTCGACGAACTGATGGTGGGGGAATGGCGCGACTACGCGGGCCTTGATGCCCGGGGCGGGGCAACCGCCCGTGATCTCGACGCCATCCGTTCCGTTTTGGCGAACCCCGGTGCCGCGGAGGAGGATCGGCGGGTCGCGGTCATCCAGGCGGGGGCGGCCCGGGATGGCGGGGCTGTGGCGGCGCTGGTGAAGTTGCTGCGCGCCGAGTCCACTTCCCCAGACCTGTTGGAGAAGGTGCTGGACAGCCTGGGCGTGATTGCCGGACGCGCGGCGGTCGATGCCCTGGTGGGTGTCGTGCTGGGCACGCCTGCGCTGGCCGATGAGGCGGTCCGGGTGGGGATCGGCGTGTTGCGGCACCGAGGTTTCAACAAGAAAGCCCTGGACCCGGTCGGCCGGGACCGGTTAGTGCGTCAACTCGCCGCCCTCCCGCCGGACGCCCCCGGTCTGGAACCCATCTTGCAGGCACTGGAGGGGTGCCCGATTCGCGAGGGCGCCGCCGTGATCGAGGAAATCGCGCAAGCGAGGGAAGCCCCCGTTGGCGTTCGGGCGGCGGCGGTGCTGGCGCTGACGGGCGTGATGGATCGCGCACGGCTCCAGCGCTTCATTGCTACGATTGGAAGCGAACCGTCCGGAGAAGTGGCCGAGGCCATGCTGTTGCTCTCGGTCACCCGGTCGGTGCGGGCTCCGCGGGACTGGCTCGAAGCCGCCATCCTCAAGACGCACGACAAAAGAAAGCTGGGGAAACTGCTCCCGGCGTATCTGCTCATGCTCGTGAACGTGCAGGGGCCGGAACGCGCCGCCGCCTATGGCTTCCTGAACCGGCAACTCGCCACCGTCCTGGTCGAGACGGGAGCGAGTGGCGAAGAACGCGCCACCGCCTGGGAGCGGGCGCTGGGTCAGACCCGGCTTCCACCGGAGTGTTTGACGCCGGACACGCTTCAGCTCGCGCGGGACGAGTTGGCCCGTTTCACCGCCCGGCCGGACCCGGCTTACGCTCTTCGGGTACGGTTGGTGACATGCCTCGCGGGTCATTTGCCACCCACAACAGCGCGGGCCGCGCTCAGGGAGGCGTTCTCCGCGTCCTTGCGATTCGAGGAAACCGCCCCAGGCGCTCTGGGTCTGGTGCCGCAAGTGCTCGCCAACCGCCTGGTGGAAATCGCCCCGGCGGAACTGCTGCGTTACCCAATCGATTGCGAGTCCGCGACCTCGGTGCTGCGTTCCCGGGCCGTCGAGCGGCACTGGTTGGTGTTCCAAAACCGCATCATCGACGCCGAGGGCAACGAGATTGCCACGATCAGCAACCCCGATCCGCTGACGCCGCTCGCTGCGGACGCCCCCGACCTGCGGGAAATCGCCGAGCGACTGCCCGACCGCAGCCGCCGAGTGCTGCTGGCCTATTGGTGGATGGTCCGGGACGGCGGGCCGTGCGAACCGGGTGACACGTTTCGCCACATTTACGACCGGACCACTGCCTTCTGGGCGGGTGAAGAGGAAACCGAGGCGAATTATCTCAGGACGCTGTTTCCCGAAGCGCTTCCCGCCTTCGAGAATTGGAAGAAGACGCTGAACCGCATCCAGAAGCAGTTCACTACGCAACCCGCCATTCTGACCCAACTGCACCGCATCGGACTGCATAGCCGGCGACGGCGCTGA
- a CDS encoding ParB/RepB/Spo0J family partition protein, translating into MPSLTPKPTTEQRPLEWFQTDARELARHDDPEHIRQQGADMLANGQLQAVGATEDGRMIFGHGRWLAAKAAGIKTLEVKLFPSALTATQFKLIRAAENLQRKDLTGYQKWLLCSDLLRDNPAWQLKDLAEHLHLDPSMVTRLLAPGKCIEAAQTALREGRIGISDCYEFSQESPERQAELLRLKLAGASRTAIKVARRRIRTAEAAVIKLSRVKIAMPYGATVVVSGTELSMAGVVDLLAETLKEARKAAEQYDVKTFQSMMADRSKKA; encoded by the coding sequence ATGCCATCGCTGACACCCAAACCCACCACCGAGCAGCGCCCGCTCGAATGGTTCCAGACGGATGCGCGGGAACTGGCCCGCCACGACGACCCGGAACACATCCGCCAGCAGGGCGCCGACATGCTGGCTAATGGCCAGCTCCAGGCGGTCGGGGCAACAGAAGACGGGCGGATGATTTTCGGGCACGGCCGCTGGCTGGCCGCGAAGGCGGCCGGGATCAAAACGCTCGAAGTCAAGCTGTTCCCGTCCGCGCTCACTGCCACGCAGTTCAAGCTCATCCGAGCGGCGGAAAACCTGCAACGCAAAGACCTCACGGGCTACCAAAAGTGGCTCCTGTGCTCCGATCTACTTCGCGATAACCCAGCGTGGCAGTTGAAAGATCTGGCCGAACACCTGCACCTCGACCCCTCGATGGTCACGCGCCTGCTCGCGCCCGGCAAGTGCATCGAAGCGGCCCAGACCGCACTGCGCGAGGGCCGGATCGGCATCAGCGACTGCTATGAGTTCAGCCAGGAGAGCCCGGAGCGCCAGGCGGAACTACTCCGCCTGAAACTCGCGGGCGCGAGCCGCACCGCCATCAAGGTCGCCCGCCGCCGCATCCGGACCGCGGAAGCGGCCGTGATCAAATTGTCGCGGGTGAAGATCGCCATGCCGTACGGGGCGACGGTGGTCGTCAGCGGCACCGAACTGAGCATGGCCGGGGTGGTGGATCTGCTCGCCGAGACGCTCAAAGAGGCCCGCAAGGCCGCCGAGCAGTACGACGTGAAAACCTTCCAGAGCATGATGGCGGACCGGTCGAAGAAGGCGTGA
- a CDS encoding type IV secretory system conjugative DNA transfer family protein, producing MYGLCRLCLVVTVLLTVYLAALVVYLVPYAWLVVVAIAVRLLCKKGYRYTAFGTARWAAPEDLPHLLEGHGLIVGHIEGRPGKIAGTKELFNSRLPARPACQHFLEAFQKRPPKSLVRLTTAVHTAVFAPTGVGKGVSCVIPHLLTCPESCVVIDFKGENARLTAAARRRMGHRVVILDPFKIVTPEPDTFNPLEFIDRDSDTALDDCRDLAEALVVRTGQEKDPHWNDAAEVWIAAMTAMVVSFAEGGDRSLQSVRALLTNPDKMQSAIKIMCESEDVWQGMLSRLGHQLTHFKDKELASTLTTTNRFLRFLDTVAVADSTRQSSFDPAALLTGRMTVYLILPPDHMRAQSPLLRLWIGSLLRAVVKGGLQEKTRVHFVLDEAASLGHMDALDDAVDKFRGYGVRLQLYYQSLGQLKKCWPDGQDQTLLSNVTQVFFGVNDQPTAEYISARLGEETILVTSGGTGTSTSHQSSPQGGGSSSTSYSRNDNWQQHGRKLLRPEEVAALDPRIAITFTPGVPPVWTVLVRYYEKAFTRPRHMGPVKMWFDTLCLFLTAALLAVLWTAALTNDTFR from the coding sequence ATGTACGGGCTCTGTCGTTTGTGTCTGGTGGTGACGGTGCTGCTGACCGTGTATCTGGCCGCGCTGGTCGTCTACCTCGTCCCCTACGCCTGGCTGGTCGTGGTCGCCATCGCCGTCCGGCTGCTGTGCAAGAAGGGCTACCGCTACACGGCCTTCGGTACGGCCCGCTGGGCGGCGCCGGAGGATCTGCCCCATTTGCTCGAAGGCCACGGGCTGATCGTCGGACACATCGAAGGACGACCCGGCAAGATCGCCGGAACGAAGGAACTCTTCAATTCACGGCTCCCTGCGCGCCCGGCGTGCCAGCACTTTCTCGAGGCGTTCCAGAAGCGGCCGCCGAAATCCCTCGTCCGGCTGACGACCGCGGTCCACACGGCGGTCTTCGCCCCGACCGGGGTGGGCAAGGGCGTGTCGTGCGTCATCCCGCACCTGCTCACCTGCCCGGAGTCGTGCGTGGTGATCGATTTCAAGGGGGAGAACGCCCGGCTCACCGCCGCCGCCCGTCGGCGCATGGGCCACCGGGTGGTGATCCTCGATCCCTTCAAAATCGTCACCCCCGAACCGGACACGTTCAACCCGTTGGAGTTCATCGACCGGGATTCCGACACGGCGCTGGATGACTGCCGCGACCTGGCCGAGGCGCTGGTGGTTCGCACCGGACAAGAGAAAGACCCGCACTGGAATGACGCCGCCGAGGTGTGGATCGCGGCGATGACCGCGATGGTCGTGTCGTTCGCCGAGGGAGGCGACCGGTCCCTGCAATCGGTGCGCGCGCTCCTGACCAACCCGGACAAGATGCAGTCGGCCATCAAGATCATGTGCGAGTCGGAGGACGTCTGGCAGGGCATGCTCTCCCGGCTTGGCCACCAGTTGACGCACTTCAAGGACAAGGAACTGGCCTCGACGCTCACGACGACGAACCGGTTCCTACGGTTCCTCGACACGGTCGCGGTCGCGGACAGCACGAGACAAAGCAGCTTCGACCCCGCTGCCCTGCTGACGGGCCGGATGACCGTGTACCTGATTCTGCCGCCCGACCACATGCGGGCGCAGTCGCCCTTGCTGCGGCTGTGGATCGGCTCGCTGTTGCGGGCGGTCGTCAAGGGCGGGCTCCAGGAGAAGACCCGGGTGCATTTCGTTCTCGACGAGGCGGCGAGCCTCGGGCACATGGACGCGCTCGACGACGCGGTGGACAAGTTCCGCGGGTACGGGGTCCGGCTCCAGCTCTACTACCAGTCGCTGGGCCAGCTCAAGAAGTGCTGGCCGGACGGGCAGGACCAGACGCTGCTGTCCAACGTGACCCAGGTGTTCTTCGGGGTCAACGACCAGCCGACGGCCGAGTACATCAGTGCCCGGCTCGGCGAGGAAACCATCCTCGTCACCAGCGGCGGCACCGGGACGAGCACGTCCCACCAATCATCCCCGCAGGGCGGAGGGAGTAGCAGCACCTCGTACAGCCGCAACGACAACTGGCAGCAGCACGGCCGCAAGCTTTTGCGGCCGGAAGAAGTCGCGGCCCTAGATCCGCGCATCGCCATCACCTTCACGCCCGGCGTTCCGCCCGTCTGGACCGTGCTGGTGCGGTACTACGAGAAGGCGTTCACTCGACCCCGCCACATGGGGCCGGTGAAGATGTGGTTCGACACGCTGTGCCTGTTCCTGACCGCCGCGCTCCTGGCCGTACTGTGGACGGCGGCACTCACCAATGACACCTTCCGGTGA
- a CDS encoding DUF3846 domain-containing protein, with product MKTRKIPQKHRAHLEKFYYISDASNESDKEDNGLTKQTRKKKWRETEASGHVVQGGVRLPLLIQADGAESHPLPAEGGRFTLKELQNFVGGEIELLRIRPKVGLGRCWLIVNDKGRLYHLPPNRFASMLRGDLIVGDVVVIPDSMFRPWGM from the coding sequence ATGAAAACTCGGAAGATTCCTCAGAAGCATCGGGCGCATTTGGAAAAGTTTTACTACATCTCTGATGCCAGTAACGAGAGTGATAAAGAAGACAACGGCCTCACGAAGCAAACCCGAAAGAAGAAATGGCGAGAAACAGAAGCGAGTGGGCACGTCGTTCAGGGTGGCGTGCGCCTGCCCTTGTTGATTCAAGCAGACGGGGCGGAAAGTCATCCGCTTCCCGCCGAAGGAGGCCGGTTCACTCTGAAAGAACTCCAAAATTTTGTCGGGGGGGAGATTGAACTTCTTCGCATCCGCCCGAAAGTGGGCTTGGGCCGGTGCTGGTTGATCGTGAACGACAAGGGCCGACTATATCACTTGCCACCGAACCGTTTCGCCTCAATGCTGAGGGGAGATTTGATCGTAGGGGACGTTGTGGTAATCCCTGATTCGATGTTCCGCCCCTGGGGAATGTGA